A single region of the Myripristis murdjan chromosome 3, fMyrMur1.1, whole genome shotgun sequence genome encodes:
- the LOC115356926 gene encoding OTU domain-containing protein 7A-like, with product MTLDMDAVLSDFVRSTGAEPGLARDLLEGQNWDLTAALSDYEQLRQVHTNLPHVFNEGRYYRQPPLSPPPPPPPATAAAAAITATAITANTTANTTATKPDRPPANKQEDSTQEKRLSRGISHASSAIVSLARSHVASECSSSSSSDQLPVEMPIYTFQLPDLSVYSEDFRSFIERDLIEQSTMLALEQAGRLNWWSTMCSSCKKLLPLATTGDGNCLLHAASLGMWGFHDRDLVLRKSLYGMMKSGAEREALKRRWRWQQTQQNKESGLVYTEEEWEREWNELLKLASSEPRTHSSKTSSTGGGVDNSEDPVYESLEEFHVFVLAHVLRRPIVVVADTMLRDSGGEAFAPIPFGGLYLPLEVPPSRCHCSPLVLAYDQAHFSALVSMEQKDQSREQAVIPLTDSEHRLLSLHFATDPGKDWDWSRDDNDNGKLAGLILSLEAKLNLLHSYMNVTWIRIPSETRAPLAMPESPTASAGEDVQSLADSMDSDRESVCSNSNVNNGKTAASAAAAASSCKDKTQEKEKAERQQQRKDKDKTRTDSVANKLGSFSKTLGIKLKKNMGGLGGLVHGKINRSNSGGNGRSVENGENKTKSKKEGKSRKDGAGGGKEESGQSASTSSSSEKTTSPSPTERLPAMPSPLLERDRGSLLARLVGDKALSEHWKYSTDVKLSLNILRAAMQGERKFIFAGLLLTSHRHQFHEEMISFYLSNAQERFSQEQEQKRKEAEKKPTQAAAAATTANGPATTMTVSSAKKSDPESASGRERERERERERERERLTDRAATPTPPPVAPPPVSSLLPEGSSPAKQHHQSHTAPPHLALKMQGRHSPSPHSSPCSRRTLLGSAQPSAPIPVSAHYSHTPPVQRSSVIHLREVSVGSPPASLHEEPYRPVVGTLKTCATYPQQNRSLSSQSYSPARMSGVRTAGSSAAAEPYSMPGEHKSHTYTNGFNASDIRDCLEFADADSPPTWGGGISGGAAADKTKGRGGMHCLQQRRCRRENCSFYGRPETENYCSYCYKEELKRREREGKLHRPA from the exons ATGACCCTGGACATGGACGCCGTGCTGTCGGACTTCGTTCGCTCCACCGGGGCCGAGCCGGGTCTGGCACGAGACCTGCTGGAAG gtcagaACTGGGACCTGACCGCGGCTCTCAGTGACTATGAGCAGCTCCGTCAGGTTCACACCAACCTGCCTCACGTCTTCAATGAAGGCCGTTACTACCGGCAACCGCCGCTCAGCCCTccgccccctcccccgcccgccaccgccgccgcagCCGCCATCACCGCCACCGCCATCACCGCCAATACCACCGCCAACACCACCGCCACCAAACCAGACCGGCCCCCCGCCAacaaacaggaagacagcacacaag aGAAGCGTCTGTCCCGGGGCATCTCCCACGCCAGCTCGGCCATCGTGTCGCTGGCTCGCTCCCACGTGGCGAgcgagtgcagcagcagcagcagcagcgaccaGCTCCCCGTGGAGATGCCCATCTACACCTTCCAGCTGCCCGACCTCAGCGTCTACAGCGAGGACTTCAGGAGCTTCATCGAGCGCGACCTGATCGAGCAGTCCACCATGCTGGCTCTGGAGCAGGCCG gTCGTCTGAACTGGTGGTCCACCATGTGCTCCAGCTGTAAGAAGCTCCTCCCCCTCGCCACAACTGGAGACGGCAACTGTCTGCTGCACGCCGCCTCGCtgg gcatgtggGGTTTCCATGACAGAGACCTGGTGCTGAGGAAGTCTCTGTACGGCATGATGAAGAGTGGGGCGGAGCGCGAGGCGCTGAAGAGGAGGTGGCGGTGGCAGCAGACCCAGCAGAACAAGGAG tcggGGCTGGTGTacacagaggaggagtgggagagagagtggaacgAGCTGCTGAAGCTGGCGTCCAGCGAGCcgaggacacacagcagcaagacCAGCAGCACGGGCGgagg ggtggaTAACTCTGAGGACCCTGTGTACGAGAGTCTGGAGGAGTTCCACGTCTTCGTTCTGGCTCACGTTCTGAGGCGGCCCATCGTGGTTGTGGCCGACACCATGCTGAGAGACTCAGGGGGCgagg cctttGCTCCCATCCCGTTCGGAGGCCTGTACCTCCCCCTGGAGGTTCCTCCCAGCCGCTGTCACTGCTCCCCTCTGGTTCTGGCGTATGACCAGGCTCACTTCTCCGCCCTCGTCTCCATGGAGCAGAAGGACCAGAGCAGAGAGCAAG ctgtcatCCCGCTCACAGACTCTGAACACCGGCTGCTGTCACTGCATTTCGCCACCGATCCTGGAAAAGACTGGGACTGGAGCCGAGACGACAACGACAACGGCAAGCTGGCCGG cTTAATCCTGTCTCTGGAAGCCAAGCTCAACCTCCTGCACAGCTACATGAATGTAACGTGGATCCGCATACCCTCAGAAACAAGG GCTCCTCTGGCCATGCCGGAGTCTCCGACAGCCTCGGCAGGAGAGGACGTCCAGTCTCTGGCCGACTCCATGGACTCTGACCGCGAATCCGTCTGCAGCAACTCCAATGTCAACAACGGCAAGACTGCGgcctccgccgccgccgccgcctcctcctgcaAGGACAAAAcccaggagaaggagaaagcggagaggcagcagcagcggaaagacaaagacaagacgAGGACGGACTCTGTGGCCAACAAGCTGGGCAGCTTCAGCAAGACGCTCGGCATCAAGCTGAAGAAGAACATGGGCGGCCTGGGGGGGCTCGTGCACGGGAAGATCAACCGCTCCAACTCGGGCGGGAACGGGCGGAGCGTGGAGAACGGAGAGAACAAGACCAAGAGCAAGAAGGAGGGCAAGTCACGAAAAGACGGAGccggaggagggaaggaggagtcGGGCCAGTCGGcgagcacctcctcctcctccgagAAAACCACCAGCCCCTCGCCCACGGAGAGGCTGCCAGCCATGCCGTCTCCCCTGCTGGAGCGGGACCGCGGCAGCCTGCTGGCCCGGCTGGTGGGCGACAAGGCGCTGAGCGAGCACTGGAAGTACAGCACCGACGTCAAGCTGAGCCTCAACATCCTGAGAGCCGCCATGCAGGGCGAGCGCAAGTTCATCTTCGCCGGGCTGCTGCTGACGAGCCACCGCCACCAGTTCCACGAGGAGATGATCAGCTTCTACCTGAGCAACGCCCAGGAGCGCTTCAGCCAAGAGCAGgagcagaagaggaaggaggcgGAGAAGAAGCCAACAcaagcggcggcggcggctacGACCGCAAACGGTCCAGCAACTACAATGACGGTGTCGTCGGCAAAGAAGTCCGACCCAGAGAGCGCTtcaggcagggagagggagagagagcgagagagggagagagagcgagagaggttGACGGACAGGGCGGCCactcccacccctccccccgTCGCCCcgcctcctgtctcctccctgcTGCCAGAAGGCTCCTCACCTGCCAAGCAGCACCACCAAAGCCATACCGCCCCGCCACACCTGGCGCTGAAGATGCAGGGCCGCCACAGCCCGTCTCCTCACAGCTCCCCCTGCAGCAGGAGGACCCTCCTTGGCTCCGCCCAGCCCTCGGCGCCCATACCGGTGTCGGCCCACTACAGCCACACCCCCCCCGTCCAGCGCTCCAGCGTCATCCACCTGCGGGAGGTCAGCGTAGGCTCGCCGCCGGCCTCCCTCCACGAGGAGCCCTACCGGCCCGTGGTGGGCACGCTGAAGACCTGTGCCACCTACCCGCAGCAGAACCGCTCGCTGTCCTCGCAGAGCTACTCCCCCGCCCGCATGTCCGGCGTCCGCACCGCCGGGAGCAGCGCCGCCGCCGAGCCATACAGCATGCCGGGAGAACACAAGTCCCACACCTACACCAACGGCTTCAACGCCAGCGACATCCGAGACTGCCTGGAGTTTGCCGATGCCGACTCGCCTCCCACCTGGGGCGGTGGCATCAGCGGCGGCGCGGCAGCAGACAAAAccaaagggaggggggggatgCACTGCCTCCAGCAGCGGAGGTGCAGGAGGGAAAACTGCTCCTTCTATGGCCGACCCGAGACGGAGAACTACTGCTCCTACTGCTACAAGGAGGAGCTGAAacgcagggagagggagggcaagCTGCACAGGCCGGCGTAG